The following is a genomic window from Panthera uncia isolate 11264 chromosome B4, Puncia_PCG_1.0, whole genome shotgun sequence.
GTTGATGAGGGAATCCGGGCCCGGACAAGTCTACCCCAAGCCTCACGCACTTCTGGCTCCCCCGGGAAGGGCAGGGGGCTCTGGCGGCACCCTCCCCCCGGAAGCCGCAGGCTGGCACAGACACGGCGCCCTGCGAAGAGGGCGGGGGCCGGACTGAGAGCAGCGGGTGGGTGTCCAGCTGGGCAGCTCACCTGTGCAGCGGGAGCAGCTGGCAGTCGCAGTGGAAGGGGTTGCCGCTGAGGTCAATGAGCTCCAGCTGGCTGAGATGGGGCAGGGCGGGCACGGCCCGCAGCTGGTTCCTCTGTAGGTACAGGCTCTGGAGCCGGGGTCCCAGGCCCGAGAAGGCCCTGGGAGAAATCTGCAAGGAGACGCCAGGCCTTGGCGTGAGCTCCTACCGGGCCCGTCTCACCCCTAGGCCCGGGAGGTAGCCCCGTGCTCTCCCGGCAGAGGGGAGGCGGAGAGCCCAAGGCGGCCGGGGCAGTAAGGGCCGTGCTGGGATGGAGACCCAGGCCGGTCTGATCCCAAAGCACTTGCCCTTTGCACGCCACTCGGAGGCCCAGTTCATGGTTCTTTCTGCTCTGCCCGAACACGCCCCCCCCAAAGGCAAATCCTCTTGGTGGCTCCAGCCCTCCCTCAAAGTGTGCAACAACCGCATGGACCCACATTCCTCCTTCCTCCGTGCTTAGGCGGTACCCTCCCTGGCAGGCCTGTGTGGCACCGAAATCTGCCTGGTCTGTCACCACCCCTAAGCGACCTGggccgggcggggtgggggggaggggggcggggggcaggtgtAGTGTCTGGCTTATCTCAGGGTCACCACGCCCCAGCCTCAGGCCTGGCACTGTGGGGGCAGCAGGGTTTGTTGAGTGAACGCACGCTGCATGAGGCCTCTTGTGgcccgcccccctcccttctccccctgtAGCCCTGTGCCCACCTGCTCCAGGCCACTGCTGTTCAGGAAGAGGTGCCGCAGTGACTGGCCCACAGACCGGAAGGCCCCATCCGGCAGAGCTTCGAGAGGGTTCCCCGAGAGCtgcagctccaggagggcaggcagCCCCTCCAAGGCCCCAGTGGGCACCTCTCGCAGTTGGTTCCTGTCGAGGTGCAGCTTCTCCAGCTCTCCGGCCGGGCCCACTGCCCCGGGGGCCACTCGGGCGATGCGGTTGCTGCTCAGGTAGAGCCAGCGCAAGGCCTGCGTGCCTGCCAGGTCCCCGGGTTCCAGGCGGTCCACGGCGTTGCTCTGCAGGTGCAGGGAAACGAGGCCGGGCACGGCGCGCAGGGCGGCCCCCGGCACTCGCCCGAAGCGGTTGCGCTCCAGGTACAGGTAGCCGAGGCGGGGGGCCCCCTCGAAGGCAGCAGCGCTGAGGCCCGAGAGCCGGTTGTCAGAGAGGTAGAGGTAGATCAGGCTGCCCAGCCCCGCCAGGGCGCCCGCCTCCAGCTCCGTGATGCCGCAGTGCTGCAGGTGCAGCGACACCAGGCGGCCCAGGCCCGGGAAGGCCGCCCGGGGCAGCACGGGGAAGCGGTTCCGCCTCAGGTCCAGGAGCTGGGTGTCGCCGGGGAAGCCGCGGGGCACGGCCTGCAGGCCTCGGCCCTCGCAGCCGCTGTGCCGGGACTCGGACACGCACACGCAGGCCCGCGGGCAGGGCTCGGCCGCCCCGTCGTCCCCCTTGGAGGCGCCCTCGGGGGCGCGGGGCCGCGCGGCCGTCAGCAgcagctcttcctcctcctcctcctcctcctcctccgccctGCCTCCGGTGCAGCGCAGGTCTGAGGGCCTCAGGGCGTCCAGGGCCTCGCCTCGAAGGCGCCGGGGGCCCCTGCACGCGCCGTCcgcgcgcacacgcgcgcgcgccaGCCACTCGAGCAGCGGCCGGGCCTGGCAGCCGCACCACAGAGGGTTCCCCTGCAGCCTCAGCCGGCGCAGCTGCCCGGGGCCCTGCAGGGGCGGCAGGGTGTCCAGCTGGTTCCCCCGGAGGTCCAGCGTGTGCAGGCGCGGGCAGCGGGCGAAGGCCCTGGGCTCCAGGGCCTGCAGGGCGCCGTGGTCCAGCGTCAGCTCCCGGAGGCCCGGCAGCGCCAGCCCGTCCTCCTCGCCCACGTAGGTGAAGGGGTTGTGGCCCAGCTCGAGCCGGGCCAGGGCGCGGGCCTGGGCCAAGGCCGCCCCCGGCAGGGCCTGCAGCTCGTTGTGGTGCAGGCTGAGCCGGCGCAGGGCGGGCAGGCCGGCCAGGGCCTCGGGGGCCAGCACGCTGAGCGCGTTGTGGGACAGCTGCAGCCAGCGGGCGCGCGTCAGCCCCTGGAAGGCCATGGCGGGCAGGTAGACGAGGGCGTTGTGGGCCAGGTTCAGGGTGGCCAGCGCACCCAGCGCCCCGAACGTGCCCGGCCGCAGCTCCTCCAGCATATTCCCCTGCAGCTCCAGCCGCTGCAGTGAGCCCAGCCCGTCCAGGGCTTCCTGGGGCAGCGAGCTCAGGCGGTTGGAGGCCAGGTTGAGGAGGAGCAGGCGGCCCAGGCCGCGGAAGGCGCCCTCGGCCACCAGCTCCACCTGGCAGTGCCGCAGGTCCAGATGTGTCAGGTAAGGCAGCTCCTGGAAGGCAGCTGGGGGGATCACCTTCAGCACGTTGCCTTGGAGGTCCAGCCGCTGAGTCAGCTGAGCGGggagaagcggggggggggggggggggggggggggggggggcgcccccccccccccNNNNNNNNNNNNNNNNNNNNNNNNNNNNNNNNNNNNNNNNNNNNNNNNNNNNNNNNNNNNNNNNNNNNNNNNNNNNNNNNNNNNNNNNNNNNNNNNNNNNggggggggggggggggggggggggggggggggggggggaggctgagcGGCCCGCGCGCCTTGCCACCCTTGGCCTTGGCACGCACTGTTCCCTCACCTGGAcgctcctctcccccacacctTTCCCTCGTTCTCTTCATCCTGCTCCCtgacacctcctccaggaagccttcctccTTAGCCACCTGGGCACTTTTCACATTGAGCTGTCACTGCCAtgtactctctctcctctccactaGCTCCTGACTCCACAGAGCAGAGACCGTATCTTATTCCAGCATATCCCCTGTTCTCTCCAGTTCTCTCCCACAGGCTTTGTAGTTCATCCAGGACTTATCTTACAGGTCACCTACTTGTTCCAAACACATAGAACTTTAACTAGGTCGTCTCCCCAGTATTGGTTGTTATTCCCATGTTACAGACGTGAagactgaggctcggagaggaaAAATGACTTGTCAAGGTCTCCCAGTTAGGCAGTGACAGATCCACTGGTGCCAACCCAGGTTCCCCCTGctgtcctccctgcccaccccccctaccccccccgcTGACCTCGGGGATGGCGTTTGGCACCTCAGTGAGGTTCTGGTGCCGACAGGCGACATGCCGCCTGGAATTGTCGCAAACGCACGTCTGTGGGCAGCGTTGGGCAGCCGCATGCCAAACTGGGCCCGGTGGCAGCAGCAGGGGAAGCAGCAGCACCAAGGAGACGCTCTGGgtcctgggagggggagggagggtcagtTCACGGGGGCAGATGTCCCACGCTGTCCTTTCACCAAGCCCAGCTCCTGTTTCCAGAGCCCCTCGGACATCTTTCTCCTTTGGCCCCAGGGGAAGTGTCATCGCCCTGAGCCTCACGACGCCCTGTGCGGCAGAGGCTCCATTCTTAGCCTGGTTTAAcactggaggaaactgaggctcagaaaggagaCCTGGCAAGTCCCTTCGACCATCCATCTGCCCCATGGCTCAATGAGTACTTGCTGAATGTGAGGATGAGCCAAGGGCTCAGAGGGTGTGCCGGGCTGTGGTGAGGCTCCGGGGTCCAGGGGAAGGCTGGGGCCTCCCAGTGtcagggtggcagagagagaggcagccagGCCTCAGACAGATGTGGTGCCAGCTCCACGGTGGCAGGGAGCATACAGGCAcccacagtgagaagacagcctgGCAGCCAGGGGGGAACCAGGCCAGGCCCCAGTTTGTAAGGCAAGGTTTGGGGGACCAGGTATTGGGTCTGAGAGCCTCAGGGAGCCTTAATTGGCAGGTGAGCAGGAGGCTTGGGCCTCTGTTTATGCCCCTGTTGTCCCTTCATCTTTGCCACCGCTCCAGTtcagactggggtgggggagctgaGCAGACAGACGGGCTTGGGCTGTGCTTTGGGCAGCTCTGTCCCCTTACCTGTC
Proteins encoded in this region:
- the CHADL gene encoding chondroadherin-like protein, whose translation is MEGTQSVSLVLLLPLLLPPGPVWHAAAQRCPQTCVCDNSRRHVACRHQNLTEVPNAIPELTQRLDLQGNVLKVIPPAAFQELPYLTHLDLRHCQVELVAEGAFRGLGRLLLLNLASNRLSSLPQEALDGLGSLQRLELQGNMLEELRPGTFGALGALATLNLAHNALVYLPAMAFQGLTRARWLQLSHNALSVLAPEALAGLPALRRLSLHHNELQALPGAALAQARALARLELGHNPFTYVGEEDGLALPGLRELTLDHGALQALEPRAFARCPRLHTLDLRGNQLDTLPPLQGPGQLRRLRLQGNPLWCGCQARPLLEWLARARVRADGACRGPRRLRGEALDALRPSDLRCTGGRAEEEEEEEEEELLLTAARPRAPEGASKGDDGAAEPCPRACVCVSESRHSGCEGRGLQAVPRGFPGDTQLLDLRRNRFPVLPRAAFPGLGRLVSLHLQHCGITELEAGALAGLGSLIYLYLSDNRLSGLSAAAFEGAPRLGYLYLERNRFGRVPGAALRAVPGLVSLHLQSNAVDRLEPGDLAGTQALRWLYLSSNRIARVAPGAVGPAGELEKLHLDRNQLREVPTGALEGLPALLELQLSGNPLEALPDGAFRSVGQSLRHLFLNSSGLEQISPRAFSGLGPRLQSLYLQRNQLRAVPALPHLSQLELIDLSGNPFHCDCQLLPLHRWLTGLNLRVGATCASPPSAHGQRVKAATTVFETCPGWAARKAKRMPAARPSAGSSPGKGRRWRADKVGKEKGRL